From a region of the Candidatus Nanopelagicales bacterium genome:
- the rpmI gene encoding 50S ribosomal protein L35: MPKQKTHSGAKKRFKLTGSGKIKRQQANRRHLLEHKSSKRTRRLGMNEQVSPADSKKVKRMLGLR, translated from the coding sequence ATGCCAAAGCAGAAGACACACAGCGGCGCGAAGAAGCGCTTCAAGTTGACGGGGTCCGGGAAGATCAAGCGTCAGCAGGCGAACCGGCGCCACCTGCTGGAGCACAAGTCGTCAAAGCGGACCAGGCGGCTGGGCATGAATGAGCAGGTCTCGCCGGCGGACAGCAAGAAGGTCAAGCGGATGCTGGGGCTGCGCTGA
- the infC gene encoding translation initiation factor IF-3 has translation MNDRIRVPDVRLVGPNGEQVGIVRIDVALRLARESDLDLVEVAPTGRPPVCKLMDYGKFKYESAQKERAARRNQMQTLIKEMKLRPKIDPHDYETKKGHIVRFLNQGDKVKVTIMFRGREQSRPELGFRLLQRLAQDIEGIGFVEYAPKQEGRNMIMVIAPLRKKADVKTTKSQQRRDRDKRELESTPDQDESLVADGGPAEAEDNSAEVADDETE, from the coding sequence ATCAACGACCGGATCCGCGTGCCGGACGTCCGCCTTGTCGGACCGAACGGCGAGCAGGTGGGCATCGTCAGGATTGATGTCGCCTTGAGGCTGGCCCGTGAGAGCGACTTAGACCTCGTGGAGGTCGCACCGACGGGCAGGCCCCCGGTCTGCAAGCTCATGGACTACGGGAAGTTCAAGTACGAGTCGGCGCAGAAGGAGCGGGCGGCTCGTCGGAACCAGATGCAGACGTTGATCAAAGAGATGAAGCTCCGGCCGAAGATTGACCCGCATGACTACGAGACCAAGAAGGGCCACATCGTTCGCTTCCTGAACCAGGGAGACAAGGTCAAGGTCACGATCATGTTCCGGGGCCGGGAGCAGTCCAGGCCAGAACTGGGCTTCAGGCTGCTGCAGCGGCTGGCACAGGACATCGAGGGAATCGGATTCGTGGAGTACGCGCCGAAGCAGGAAGGGCGGAACATGATCATGGTGATCGCCCCCCTGCGCAAGAAGGCGGACGTGAAGACGACGAAATCCCAGCAGCGGCGGGACCGCGACAAGCGGGAGCTGGAATCGACGCCAGATCAGGACGAATCGCTGGTCGCCGACGGCGGCCCAGCGGAAGCGGAAGACAACTCGGCGGAAGTCGCCGACGACGAGACCGAGTAG
- the pheS gene encoding phenylalanine--tRNA ligase subunit alpha — MSANEDLAARSPLLSRESVEAAVDSALTAIASAANLDELKAARLAHAGDRSALALANREIGKLASEAKAEAGRLIGGARARVKQAIGERERGLLAERDARVLVEEAVDVTLPYDREPVGARHPLTTIQERLADIFVAMGYDVVDGPEVETEWHNFDALNLGPDHPARSMQDTFFVESPDSGVVLRTHTSPVQIRTMLRQQPPIYMVAPGRVFRTDELDATHTPVFSQIEGLAVDRGITMAHLKGTLDHLAGSLFGEGLRTRLRPSYFPFTEPSAELDLECFVCRGESVGSPSDPCRTCGSEGWIEWGGCGMVNPRVLRACGIDPEEYRGFAFGMGLERTLMFRHGITDMRDMVEGDVRFTLPFGLEI, encoded by the coding sequence ATGTCCGCCAACGAAGATCTCGCCGCGCGATCGCCGCTCCTGTCACGCGAATCCGTCGAGGCCGCCGTTGATAGCGCGTTGACGGCGATCGCATCAGCGGCCAACCTCGACGAACTCAAGGCCGCGCGGCTCGCTCACGCAGGCGATCGAAGCGCCCTGGCGCTGGCCAACCGGGAGATCGGCAAGCTGGCATCGGAGGCGAAGGCCGAGGCGGGGCGCCTGATCGGGGGTGCCCGTGCCCGCGTCAAGCAAGCAATCGGTGAACGCGAACGGGGTCTGCTCGCCGAGCGTGACGCCCGTGTCCTCGTGGAAGAGGCCGTTGATGTGACGCTGCCGTATGACCGTGAGCCCGTCGGGGCGCGGCATCCCTTGACGACCATCCAAGAACGACTGGCGGACATCTTCGTGGCCATGGGCTACGACGTCGTCGACGGGCCGGAAGTCGAAACCGAGTGGCACAACTTCGACGCGTTGAACCTGGGCCCGGATCACCCGGCGCGCTCAATGCAGGACACGTTCTTCGTGGAGTCGCCGGATTCCGGTGTCGTGTTGCGGACGCACACCTCGCCGGTCCAGATCCGAACGATGCTGCGCCAGCAACCGCCGATCTACATGGTCGCGCCGGGGCGCGTGTTCCGCACCGACGAGCTCGACGCGACGCACACCCCAGTGTTCAGCCAAATCGAAGGACTCGCGGTCGACCGCGGCATCACGATGGCCCACCTCAAGGGCACGCTGGATCACCTAGCGGGATCGCTGTTCGGCGAGGGGCTCAGGACCCGGCTGCGGCCGTCGTACTTCCCGTTCACCGAACCAAGCGCGGAGTTGGACCTGGAATGTTTCGTCTGCCGCGGTGAGTCGGTCGGGAGCCCAAGCGACCCGTGCCGCACCTGCGGCTCCGAGGGCTGGATCGAGTGGGGCGGATGCGGGATGGTGAACCCCCGCGTCCTTCGCGCGTGTGGGATAGATCCCGAGGAGTATCGCGGCTTCGCCTTCGGGATGGGTCTGGAGCGCACACTGATGTTCCGCCACGGCATAACCGACATGCGCGACATGGTCGAAGGCGACGTAAGGTTCACGCTGCCGTTCGGGTTGGAGATCTGA
- a CDS encoding RNA methyltransferase has product MSGPDGGPPARRAAAGRGTVRSDKVTAIRRLANRSFRQKVERFLVEGPQAVREAVRCRPDAVADVFVAEGATGASVAVAEEAAAAGLVVATVPEPVLLAMTETVHPQGIAAVCRFIDVPLAGSLPEAARMAVILEAVRDPGNAGTVWRTADAAGADAVMFAEECVDPYSGKVVRSTAGSLFHVPMVRDVSVADAIAAAKERGLTVLAADVRGGLDLWQAEESGLLAKPTAWLFGNEARGLTAEALTLADHAVAIPITGRAESLNLASAAAICVYSSSRCASRS; this is encoded by the coding sequence GTGTCGGGCCCGGATGGGGGTCCCCCCGCCCGCCGCGCAGCGGCGGGGAGGGGGACGGTTCGTTCCGACAAGGTCACAGCGATTCGCAGGCTGGCTAACCGGAGCTTCCGGCAGAAGGTCGAGCGGTTCCTCGTCGAAGGCCCGCAGGCCGTTCGGGAGGCCGTGCGATGCCGTCCAGACGCCGTGGCTGACGTCTTCGTCGCTGAAGGCGCGACCGGAGCATCGGTCGCGGTGGCCGAGGAAGCCGCGGCGGCCGGACTGGTCGTCGCGACGGTGCCTGAGCCAGTGCTGTTGGCGATGACGGAGACTGTGCATCCACAGGGGATCGCCGCGGTGTGCCGGTTCATTGACGTTCCGCTGGCTGGGTCGCTGCCAGAAGCCGCCAGGATGGCGGTGATCCTGGAGGCCGTTCGGGATCCCGGCAACGCTGGCACTGTGTGGCGCACGGCCGATGCGGCCGGGGCTGACGCGGTCATGTTCGCGGAGGAATGCGTCGATCCGTACAGCGGCAAGGTCGTCCGCAGTACGGCTGGATCGCTGTTCCACGTGCCGATGGTCCGCGACGTGTCTGTGGCGGACGCCATCGCGGCGGCGAAGGAGCGCGGACTGACAGTCCTCGCGGCGGATGTACGCGGTGGGCTGGATCTGTGGCAGGCGGAGGAATCAGGCCTCTTGGCGAAGCCGACCGCTTGGCTATTCGGAAACGAGGCACGCGGACTGACGGCTGAGGCGCTGACCCTAGCCGATCACGCGGTCGCGATCCCGATCACGGGGCGGGCCGAGAGCCTGAATCTGGCGTCCGCAGCGGCCATCTGCGTGTACTCGAGCTCGCGCTGCGCAAGCCGGTCTTGA
- a CDS encoding DUF1844 domain-containing protein — protein sequence MQPPADNSSDAPALTAVRDLGELGAVEILGAHAVDLMTASAVKLGLYEDGDAQRDLADARILICGVAGLVDAVAPLLGNQHTLPLRQGVKSLQEAFRAQQDHPDAPGNGPGEKYTRPQSAGTAVPDRRDR from the coding sequence ATGCAGCCGCCCGCCGACAACTCCTCAGACGCGCCCGCCCTGACCGCTGTTCGCGATCTTGGCGAACTGGGCGCGGTGGAGATCCTCGGCGCTCATGCCGTCGACCTGATGACGGCGTCCGCTGTGAAGCTCGGCCTGTACGAGGACGGTGACGCGCAACGCGATCTGGCGGACGCGCGGATTCTGATCTGCGGGGTGGCGGGTCTGGTCGACGCTGTCGCGCCGCTCCTGGGCAATCAGCACACACTGCCGCTTCGCCAGGGCGTTAAGTCATTGCAGGAGGCTTTCCGAGCTCAACAGGATCACCCGGACGCTCCCGGGAACGGCCCGGGAGAGAAGTACACCCGCCCCCAGTCCGCAGGAACGGCCGTTCCTGACAGACGCGACCGTTAG
- the rplT gene encoding 50S ribosomal protein L20 → MARVKRAVNAHKKRREVLNEASGYRGQRSRSYRKAKEQLAHSFVYAFDHRKDRKGDFRRLWIQRINAAARANGMTYNRFIQGLRLASIDVDRRMLADLAVNDPAAFAALVELARKAQPSAA, encoded by the coding sequence ATGGCACGAGTGAAGCGCGCGGTCAACGCGCACAAGAAGCGGCGCGAAGTCCTGAACGAGGCCAGTGGCTATCGAGGGCAGCGGTCCCGGTCCTACCGGAAGGCCAAGGAGCAGCTCGCCCACTCGTTCGTCTACGCGTTCGACCATCGCAAGGACCGCAAAGGTGACTTCCGGCGACTGTGGATCCAGCGGATCAACGCCGCCGCGCGCGCGAACGGAATGACATACAACCGGTTCATCCAGGGGCTGCGCTTGGCGAGCATCGACGTGGATCGCCGGATGCTGGCGGATTTGGCAGTCAACGACCCGGCGGCCTTCGCCGCGCTCGTCGAGCTAGCACGCAAGGCCCAGCCCTCTGCTGCCTGA
- a CDS encoding 2-oxoacid:acceptor oxidoreductase family protein: protein MPRRQPQYQGIPTVIHGNGAVAHVMRHVCGGVIGYPITPSTEISELFEAARASGSVNVWGKRPFFFEPEGEHSAQSGAMGAAMTGGLFVSNASSGQGLLYAMESHYVTAGRKIGGFVLQVAARVVTKHSLNVMAGHDDIYALLPSGYTILFGANPQEAADLAAISYRASALSLIPVANAMDGFTTSHMLSEASLPEPELLRAYLGDPAGRVQCPTVAQEMLFGAKGRVFQLKQYLERHRADFEDVDALTSWLDANADQVECDNSGDLIGETDVWVPEALRGQWRRQWVNSYEKGTRQLVPALVDVNNPGLTGPVQNQPDFQAGSVDHRTHFASAVPDLVRQAMREYSELSGREYATVHTYECDDADVVTVGLGSISDDVRAVLPHLREQGIKAGHIAVKLLQPFPDDEIVEALKGKKAVIVLERSDQTALTSLVEQALFKALADPGRSQSDRLPTIEAVPRLTTAIFGLGGHDVQPRHIIAAFKHVADGAGAPLIYLGSQFFSKDPDPRLAEIQSRLRAAYPETELMALESEPNPVLLPPSAMRIRFHSVGGYGTIATGKLLTDILAGVLGMHSKSAPKYGSEKSGAPTNYYITLSPEPVLISNASLEDVEVVISPDHKVFAHTNPLSGLTEGGTFILQSNVSAEQAWAGLPSYARRTIRNKKIRFLVVDAFSVARSHAPTPDLETRMMGMAFIGAVVAHIDRVSRGAPAEDVLAKVRAQILKKFGSKGDAVVEGNMAVIRDAVHATEVVDYDAPSLVAIDSEPRGGTDLRTVALSASMCPGASATSALFDTAYYDQIAGRSFRDGTVGEAPVLPGAGLFMPAGSAIDKDKGLFRRDVPSFDPAACTGCMECALACPDAAIPNLVHDIADLLLAGIDEIDTTKRAREALRKRVPGLADRVREIYLADSADRPFHEVVAEAAADGGAEIADGVAKLADVLAAFPVARTRPFFDAPEKAAPGTGGLYSATIDPWKCTGCLECVDVCGPIALTEREQDDSFMETLEDRFEFYTKLPNTPARFLDGATEPDGDTKRLMLDRSNYYAITGGHGACRGCGEVTALRLLLATSHALGESRRAAHIRELESLLDELRAKLDSIDDTERRERITSIIATLEKRLFLFESGPTGNGPSSTVVANSTGCSSVYASTMPYNCYVDPWVNSLFQDAQPLAKGIFEGVASQIVADVVALRQAALELDDAYEPDTHQRELEMLSWDQFTPRELALMPAVMTVGGDGANYDIGFGAMSRILASDTPIKMLVLDTGVYSNTGGQAATSSFTAQDSDLARFGSASTGKHESRKELALLASFHPNVFVCAASTALHGHYLANAVEMLNYTSGPAVMDVYTPCGPEHGIPDAASNERSRLAVESRMNPVFVHDPRRGDSLSERFSIDGNPDPDKDWTTTTLEHVNDGGEVQLLDTPLTPAHFALGEVRFSKQFRDLASDEESTAAPIDEYVSMSVSQRDQRIPFIYSTSEKRQLIKVACSAPIVALVEDRRRNWQTLQFLSGEHEAKLTALHESDLRALRAQYDEATALRESSLDDIARAMAELTESSKAPVSLGVLGMGVAAAGASSAATDSTSETAERPVYLDPEDQALCNDCGTCYQELPQIFTKVKVVIDGETRTVAQMIPGALERLEITPQITKRIERVRANCDTEIIQ from the coding sequence ATGCCTAGGCGACAGCCTCAGTACCAAGGGATTCCGACCGTGATTCACGGCAACGGAGCCGTCGCGCACGTGATGCGGCACGTCTGCGGCGGTGTCATCGGGTACCCCATCACGCCGTCGACTGAGATCTCCGAGCTGTTCGAGGCCGCTCGAGCCAGCGGGAGCGTCAACGTTTGGGGCAAGCGCCCGTTCTTCTTCGAGCCCGAGGGGGAGCACTCCGCCCAAAGCGGCGCTATGGGCGCCGCCATGACCGGCGGCTTGTTCGTGTCCAACGCCTCCTCCGGCCAAGGCCTGCTGTACGCGATGGAGTCCCACTACGTCACGGCCGGCAGGAAGATCGGCGGATTCGTGCTGCAGGTCGCCGCGCGTGTGGTGACGAAGCACTCCTTGAACGTCATGGCGGGGCACGACGACATCTACGCGCTGCTTCCCTCGGGCTACACGATCCTGTTCGGCGCCAATCCGCAGGAGGCCGCTGACCTGGCCGCCATCTCGTACCGAGCGTCCGCCTTGTCGCTGATACCTGTGGCCAACGCGATGGACGGCTTCACGACTAGCCACATGCTCAGCGAGGCCTCGCTGCCCGAGCCCGAACTGCTGCGCGCATACCTGGGTGACCCGGCTGGCCGCGTCCAATGTCCCACCGTCGCCCAAGAAATGCTCTTCGGGGCCAAGGGGCGTGTCTTCCAGCTCAAGCAGTACCTGGAGCGCCACCGGGCCGACTTCGAAGACGTGGACGCCCTCACCTCTTGGCTCGACGCCAACGCCGACCAGGTCGAGTGTGACAACTCCGGCGACCTGATTGGCGAAACGGACGTCTGGGTGCCCGAAGCGCTGCGCGGGCAGTGGCGCCGCCAGTGGGTCAACTCATACGAGAAGGGCACACGCCAGCTCGTTCCGGCCCTCGTCGACGTGAACAACCCAGGTTTGACCGGCCCGGTCCAGAATCAGCCGGATTTCCAGGCTGGCTCTGTCGATCACAGGACTCACTTCGCCAGCGCCGTTCCGGACCTGGTTCGTCAGGCGATGCGCGAGTACTCCGAGCTCTCGGGCCGTGAGTACGCCACCGTCCACACGTATGAGTGCGATGACGCTGATGTCGTCACGGTCGGCCTCGGCTCCATCAGCGACGACGTTCGCGCCGTCCTTCCGCACTTGCGCGAACAAGGCATCAAGGCTGGCCACATCGCGGTCAAGCTGCTCCAGCCCTTCCCGGATGACGAGATCGTGGAAGCGCTCAAGGGCAAGAAGGCCGTGATCGTCCTTGAACGCTCCGACCAGACGGCGCTCACATCACTAGTAGAACAAGCACTGTTCAAGGCTCTCGCCGACCCAGGCCGCTCACAGTCCGACCGCCTCCCCACTATCGAGGCTGTCCCCCGGCTCACAACGGCGATCTTCGGCCTGGGCGGGCACGACGTGCAGCCCCGGCACATCATCGCGGCCTTCAAGCATGTGGCCGATGGCGCTGGCGCTCCGCTGATCTACTTGGGCTCCCAGTTCTTCTCGAAGGACCCGGACCCGCGTCTGGCCGAGATCCAGTCACGATTGCGGGCCGCGTACCCCGAGACCGAGTTGATGGCGCTGGAATCCGAACCCAACCCAGTGCTGCTGCCCCCATCCGCGATGCGCATCCGGTTCCACTCGGTGGGAGGCTACGGCACGATCGCCACCGGCAAGCTGCTCACCGACATCCTCGCGGGCGTCCTCGGGATGCACTCCAAGTCAGCGCCGAAGTACGGGTCGGAGAAGAGCGGCGCTCCCACCAACTACTACATCACGCTGAGCCCCGAGCCTGTTCTCATCAGCAACGCCTCCCTGGAGGATGTCGAAGTCGTCATCTCCCCCGACCACAAGGTTTTCGCGCACACGAACCCGCTGTCCGGGCTCACTGAGGGCGGCACGTTCATTCTCCAGTCGAACGTGTCCGCGGAACAGGCCTGGGCGGGACTTCCCAGCTACGCCCGCAGGACAATCCGCAACAAGAAGATCCGTTTCTTGGTTGTGGACGCGTTCAGCGTGGCCCGCAGTCATGCCCCGACGCCCGATCTCGAGACGCGGATGATGGGCATGGCGTTCATTGGCGCGGTCGTGGCGCACATCGACCGAGTGTCCCGCGGTGCCCCCGCAGAAGATGTCCTGGCGAAGGTGCGCGCTCAGATCCTGAAGAAGTTCGGCTCCAAGGGTGACGCCGTCGTGGAAGGCAACATGGCGGTCATCCGCGACGCCGTGCACGCGACTGAAGTCGTCGACTATGACGCGCCATCCCTCGTCGCGATCGACTCCGAACCAAGGGGCGGCACGGACCTTCGGACTGTGGCCCTATCAGCGTCGATGTGCCCTGGCGCATCCGCCACCAGCGCTCTGTTCGACACGGCCTACTACGACCAGATCGCTGGCAGGTCCTTCCGGGACGGCACCGTCGGGGAGGCTCCTGTGCTTCCCGGCGCTGGGTTGTTCATGCCCGCTGGAAGCGCGATCGACAAGGATAAGGGCCTCTTCCGGCGTGACGTCCCGAGCTTCGACCCAGCGGCGTGCACGGGCTGCATGGAATGCGCCCTCGCATGCCCGGACGCCGCGATTCCGAACCTCGTTCACGACATCGCTGACTTACTGCTAGCGGGGATCGATGAGATCGACACGACCAAACGAGCGCGCGAGGCCTTGCGCAAGCGCGTTCCCGGCTTGGCCGACAGGGTCCGCGAGATCTACCTCGCGGACAGCGCCGACCGGCCGTTCCACGAGGTCGTGGCCGAAGCGGCCGCCGACGGCGGCGCCGAGATCGCGGACGGTGTTGCCAAGCTTGCCGACGTCCTCGCTGCGTTCCCGGTGGCGCGCACGCGGCCCTTCTTCGACGCCCCGGAGAAGGCTGCCCCCGGAACGGGAGGCCTGTATTCGGCCACGATCGACCCCTGGAAGTGCACCGGCTGCCTGGAGTGCGTCGACGTCTGCGGCCCGATCGCGTTGACCGAGCGCGAGCAGGACGACAGCTTCATGGAGACGCTGGAAGACCGGTTCGAGTTCTACACCAAGCTTCCGAACACCCCGGCGCGCTTCCTGGACGGAGCCACCGAGCCGGACGGGGACACCAAGCGCCTGATGCTGGACCGGTCCAACTACTACGCGATCACCGGAGGCCACGGCGCGTGCCGCGGCTGCGGAGAGGTGACCGCCCTGCGGCTCCTGCTCGCGACGAGCCACGCGCTGGGAGAGTCCCGCCGCGCCGCCCACATTCGCGAACTGGAGTCGCTACTGGACGAGCTGCGCGCCAAGCTCGACTCGATCGACGACACCGAGCGTCGCGAGAGGATCACCTCTATCATCGCGACCCTTGAGAAGCGGCTGTTCCTGTTTGAAAGCGGCCCAACGGGAAACGGTCCGTCATCAACCGTGGTCGCGAACTCCACCGGATGCAGCAGCGTCTACGCGTCGACGATGCCCTACAACTGCTACGTGGACCCCTGGGTCAACAGCCTGTTCCAGGACGCCCAGCCTCTCGCGAAGGGAATCTTCGAAGGCGTGGCCTCACAGATCGTCGCCGACGTCGTCGCCCTCCGCCAGGCCGCTTTGGAGCTGGACGACGCCTACGAGCCGGACACGCATCAACGCGAGCTGGAAATGCTCTCGTGGGACCAGTTCACGCCCCGCGAGCTGGCGCTGATGCCGGCCGTCATGACCGTAGGCGGCGATGGCGCGAACTACGACATCGGCTTTGGCGCGATGTCACGCATCCTCGCTAGCGACACCCCGATCAAGATGCTCGTCCTCGACACGGGTGTGTACTCGAACACGGGTGGCCAGGCCGCCACATCGAGCTTCACGGCGCAGGACTCCGACCTGGCTCGGTTCGGCTCGGCTAGCACCGGCAAGCACGAGAGCCGCAAGGAGCTGGCACTGCTCGCGTCGTTCCACCCCAACGTCTTCGTGTGCGCGGCCAGCACGGCTCTTCACGGCCACTACCTGGCGAACGCCGTTGAGATGCTCAACTACACGTCCGGGCCGGCGGTCATGGATGTGTACACACCCTGCGGTCCTGAACACGGCATCCCCGACGCCGCGTCCAACGAGAGATCCCGCCTCGCGGTCGAGAGCCGCATGAATCCGGTGTTCGTCCATGATCCGCGCCGTGGTGACTCCTTGAGCGAGCGGTTCTCTATCGACGGCAACCCTGACCCGGACAAGGACTGGACGACGACCACGCTGGAGCACGTCAACGACGGCGGCGAAGTCCAGCTTCTGGACACGCCGCTCACGCCCGCTCACTTCGCCCTGGGCGAGGTGCGGTTCTCCAAGCAGTTCAGGGACCTGGCCAGCGACGAGGAGAGCACTGCGGCCCCCATCGACGAGTACGTCAGCATGTCAGTGTCTCAGCGGGATCAACGAATCCCGTTCATCTACTCCACGAGCGAGAAGCGACAACTCATCAAGGTCGCCTGCTCCGCGCCGATTGTCGCGCTGGTGGAGGACCGGCGCCGCAACTGGCAGACCCTCCAGTTCTTGTCAGGCGAACACGAGGCCAAGCTGACCGCCCTGCACGAATCCGACCTCCGGGCGCTGCGGGCTCAATACGACGAGGCGACGGCGCTGAGGGAATCATCGCTGGACGACATCGCCCGCGCCATGGCCGAGTTGACAGAGTCAAGCAAGGCACCGGTCAGCCTCGGCGTCCTCGGAATGGGCGTGGCCGCTGCGGGAGCCAGCTCCGCTGCCACCGACTCCACGTCTGAGACCGCGGAGAGACCCGTCTACCTCGACCCCGAGGACCAAGCGCTCTGCAACGACTGCGGCACGTGCTATCAGGAACTACCGCAGATCTTCACCAAGGTGAAGGTCGTCATAGACGGTGAGACTCGCACCGTGGCCCAGATGATCCCCGGCGCCCTGGAGCGCCTGGAGATCACACCACAGATCACGAAGCGCATCGAGAGAGTGCGCGCCAACTGCGACACCGAGATCATCCAGTGA